The sequence GGGCTGGTGTGGAAGGCCCTCGACTGGCACCCGCAGGATGCGCCGTTCGACGGCGCGCACGCCCGCTTCCCGGCGCCGCAGGTGCAGATGGAGTGGGACGAGGCCACCTGCGGCCAGATGGTCTATCTGTACAATGAAACCCAGGTGAACTTCGCCGGCCGCACCGACGCCTTTTTCGCCGCCATGGCCCGGCCCGACCGGCCGCTGGCGCCGGATGAGCAGGCGGGCAAAACGCTGCGCATCGCCTCCATCGACATCGGCGGCGGCACCACCGATCTGGCGATCACGCACTATTCGCTCGACGACGGCGTGGGCAACAACATCAAAATCAACCCGCGCCTGCTGTTCCGCGAGGGCTTTAAGGTCGCCGGCGACGATATCCTGCTGGACGCCATCCAGCAGTTTATCCTGCCCGCCGTGCAGCAGGCGTTCGAAGCCGCCGGCGTAAGCGCCGCCCCGGCGTTGATGGACAGGCTGTTCGGCAACGAAGGGCGTATGGACGGGCTTTCCACCCTGCGCCAGCAGGCCGCGCTGCAGATTTTCATGCCCGCCGGGCGCGCGCTGCTCGGCGCCTATGAAGAATACGACCCGCTGGACAGCCGGGCGGAAATCGCCGCCAGCCTGGGCGATCTGCTGCCGCAGCCGCCGACGCCGCAGGTGCTGGCGTTTATCAACGGCGAGGTGCAGCGCGAAGCCGACAGCGACGCCTTCGAGATTCTGCACACCCCGCTGGTGATCCGCCTGGCCGATCTGCACGCCGCCTTCTTGTCCGATCGCATCGGCATCGGCCGCTGCCTGCGCCTGCTGGCCGAGGTGGTGGCGCTGTATACCTGCGACGTGCTGCTGTTGACCGGCCGCCCGGCGCGTTTCCCTGGCGTGCAGGCGCTGCTGCGCCACCTGCAGCCGCTGCCCGCCAGCCGCATTCTGCCGCTCGAGGGCTACCACACCCGCAGCTGGTACCCGTTCAACAAACGCGGCCGCATCGACAACCCGAAATCCACCGCCGCGGTGGGCGCCATGTTGTGCCTGTTGGCGATCGACCTGCGGCTGGAGAGTTTTTACTTCAACGTCGGCGATTTCCAGCCTTACTCCACCATTCGCCACCTGGGCATGCTGGACGGCAACAACATGCTGGCGGACGATAACGTCTATTACCGCGACATCGATCTGGATCGCGCCGACTTCGCGCTCGACCCCGCCGGCAGCTTCCAGCTGCGCGGCCCGCTGCGCCTGGGCTTCCGCCAACTGGACAACGAACGCTGGCCGGCCTCGCCGCTCTATACGCTGACCATCAATGACGCCCAGCTGGCGCGCAAACTGGCCGGCGACGCGGTGATCACCCTGCGGCTGGCCATTACCGCCAGCGCCGAACAGGGCGCGGAAAGCGTCAGGATCGCGCAGGCGTTGCTGGCCGACGGCAGCCCCGTCCCGGCGCACCATCTGCAACTGAAACTCAATACCCTGGCTGCCAGCGCCTCCGGCGCGACCCACTACTGGATAGACAGCGGGAGCATTTACCCACGATGAAAGCTATCACTACCGCCCAATCGGCCCCGAACCACGCACTCAGCGCCGGCATTCTGCAGGCGATCGCCTGGGTGGACACCGCGCGCCGGCAGTCCACCCGTTTGGAACGGGAAGCCGATCGCCTGACGCTGCGCCTGCGCCGTTGCCATAACCGCGCACTGCAATTGGCGAAGGCACAACCTGCGCAGGTCGCTATCGGCCTGTACGGCCACAACGCCGCCGCCAAGGCCCACCTGCTGGCGGCGCTGGCCCCCGGCGCAGAAAGGCTGCACGGCGACGCCGCGCTGGCGGTGCGTTACTGCGCCACCGCGCCGACGCCGTCCACCGAGTATCCTCTCGCCCTCGCGCTGCTCGATGAAGCGCAGTGGCTGGCCATCACGCTCGATGCCGCCGCGATGGGCGGCTTCCGGCTGGACTGGGACGCCCGCGCGATCGCCGGCCATCTGCAAGCGTTGACGCGTCACCGCCAAGCCGTCGCCCTCGACGGCCTCAGCGACAGCGATGTGCTGGCGCTGTGGGATAGCCAACGCCGCCACGGCGACAAGGGGCAACAGACGCTGGACAGGCATTTCTGGCCGCAGGCCGTGGCGCTGGCGCCGCAGCTGAGCATCGACGATCGCGCGCGCCTGTTTGCGCCGCTGTGGGGAGAGGAAACGACGCTGACGGCGCATTATCGCCAGCTGGCGCACACGCTGCATGCCCTCGGCGGCAGCCGACAGGTTCATGCTCCGCACCGCGCCTTACCGCTGCTGACCGCGAGCGCCGCAGCGGAAAACGCCGCGATCGTCGTGATGGCCGAACACGGCGGTGAACGGAAGATCGCGTTGAGCGATCTGACCTGGCTGACCGCCGAAGTCACCACCGTTCTGCCGCAGACGGCGCAGGCGGGCCTGCCCGCCGACGTGGCGCTGATCGACCTGCCCGGCAGCCGCGCCTGCCCGCAGGCGGAACCGACGCAGCGGCTGCAACAGGCGAAACGCGCCCATTTGCTGACCCGCTGCGCAGACGGCCTGCACGCCAACCTGCTGCTGGTGGCCGATGCCGCCGCCACGCCGC comes from Serratia sarumanii and encodes:
- a CDS encoding virulence factor SrfB, with product MLAPLTDYKHGITLIQDSGIQFLDFALTPLLDAEFPGKFVRKTASGPLLRLQWEAESGKYQLPAVGDQAAEVVRPEFSYPLQQSLHLLDKLWLPLPCLRHTPAGLFLSGPDNWARLQVVQLDEPDQDGNLLRVVLAFDTRAAAPGQEALAPGESDLGTDLRFALAHRNHELGEFLDLTWVDGWLREAFSQRAAEREQRAEVEINAGLKTFEYQAHYLNLLHMLGHQLAVPQIKMVAATLQQPAIDVDLVLDVGNSHTCGVLVEDHPEESNGLKQTYELQLRSLSEPHRVYNELFESRVEFSRAGFGKPHLSFQSGRDDAFQWPSITRVGREAAQLAQRRTGHEGTTGISSPRRYLWDEERYAPGWRFNEQHEPMAAAAPLTTLINDKGVPLFALPTAQRLPVFAAHYSRSAVMTLMLSELLAQALMQINSIAQRSRMPNAAAPRRLRAIILTLPSAMPKPEREIFRRRMQEAIGLVWKALDWHPQDAPFDGAHARFPAPQVQMEWDEATCGQMVYLYNETQVNFAGRTDAFFAAMARPDRPLAPDEQAGKTLRIASIDIGGGTTDLAITHYSLDDGVGNNIKINPRLLFREGFKVAGDDILLDAIQQFILPAVQQAFEAAGVSAAPALMDRLFGNEGRMDGLSTLRQQAALQIFMPAGRALLGAYEEYDPLDSRAEIAASLGDLLPQPPTPQVLAFINGEVQREADSDAFEILHTPLVIRLADLHAAFLSDRIGIGRCLRLLAEVVALYTCDVLLLTGRPARFPGVQALLRHLQPLPASRILPLEGYHTRSWYPFNKRGRIDNPKSTAAVGAMLCLLAIDLRLESFYFNVGDFQPYSTIRHLGMLDGNNMLADDNVYYRDIDLDRADFALDPAGSFQLRGPLRLGFRQLDNERWPASPLYTLTINDAQLARKLAGDAVITLRLAITASAEQGAESVRIAQALLADGSPVPAHHLQLKLNTLAASASGATHYWIDSGSIYPR